A stretch of Paludisphaera borealis DNA encodes these proteins:
- a CDS encoding carboxypeptidase-like regulatory domain-containing protein, with protein sequence MDGPPWPITWAWGWTMAMLISLACVALGMTIPLSGTVEDAAGRPVAGATVWLGDTIATRKGSEVLATAKTDENGRFRLERAADLVGRGRSWSPTLWAYKPGGRIAHLEFKGDLPAADEPVRLVLGPPASTPVRVLNPDGKPAKGASVRPVYLRIKAPRPPDKLLDRLGATTDADGRATLDGFAPVDVELLDVTVEGQIVQYLPLDPDDGTLTLRPLGRLKVRIVADDPKVLKGWIITASSHPTDAGYQGPTTHWARETTGDDGRIDFPPLATGRITWDAKPPEGSNYLLAKQPGGTVRAGETEEVEIAVRRGVRIEGVVKEESGGAPVAGVQVVVTPLQGNSQSGASPVTDARGRISAVIPPGTTRLTYIEVPKDYFLPPRVQNWVDFEVKEGEERHECAPPPLRKAAHVRGRVVDEAGEPSPWAAVSGSWSLDENGFNTTSTIHAETDARGEFVLGSIPPNARVTVTASSGWTTESDSSVVPKVDEGEPTTIRLRKRPTLALSGRVLGPDGRPLADAQIRVMIRAPVQGFNSGSPFMFGESEEVRTGPDGRYKTPAQLPVKHEYRIEAQASRCEPSMSRWLVGQAVEVPDLVLRRSIGVREAAGWVVDSTGKPVVGAEVFQSGDGPRRTRGVTDADGRFRVAKVPDAPAFLFVAREGYRFLGRRVEPEARAIEFVLRRLDEPPAALLGSAGSPVARDEERAIARDLIAQARKAPGGGGDSQRGPLAVAALVDPDRMVEMIENQVVAVDAGVLTALAIGRSEGDPRKVLEILDAIDSPATASHAALGLFDRLGRSARPAFRRELLDRAERRAHDVGEPGQEASLLARAADRRLDIGDVDRGSALAREAQTVAARPGQQLVPDPLDDLASALARVDLAAALKLLDGQAKPPGVLDMTRAAIAKRIAAANPAEARRLLGVIQENNRWSARRAVCARMVAKDLPAARALAAEGGDAMLAAVLPAFAARALADSDPRAARELLFESVEKLGKLDQIQAAQPAPAVVLARLVPLAVRLDPDRAPSCLWLALSRRPPLPDRELSPVLPDVRQRYLDLAELAALTSRYDRAAAEVVFAPVAARLAALDDEPCGLGNEGPAIFRAAGAFDARAARALLDALPEDPPPLDGRQAGFPNFRHHSKAEARVALAEVLGLPPRLRLREPFMPIGGDDWLEVLDDRGMGRIEGP encoded by the coding sequence ATGGATGGACCTCCCTGGCCGATCACCTGGGCGTGGGGGTGGACGATGGCGATGCTGATCTCCTTGGCCTGTGTCGCGCTGGGAATGACGATCCCGCTGTCGGGAACGGTGGAGGACGCCGCCGGCCGGCCGGTCGCCGGGGCGACGGTCTGGCTCGGCGACACGATCGCGACCCGCAAGGGGTCCGAGGTCCTGGCGACCGCGAAGACCGACGAGAACGGCCGGTTCCGGCTCGAACGCGCGGCCGATCTCGTGGGCCGGGGCCGATCTTGGTCGCCGACACTCTGGGCCTACAAGCCGGGCGGCCGCATCGCCCACCTCGAATTCAAGGGAGACCTGCCGGCGGCCGACGAGCCGGTCCGCCTTGTGCTCGGGCCGCCGGCCTCGACCCCGGTCCGGGTGCTCAACCCCGACGGCAAGCCCGCCAAGGGGGCGAGCGTCCGACCTGTCTATCTGAGGATCAAGGCCCCGCGACCGCCGGACAAGCTGCTCGACCGCCTTGGCGCGACGACCGACGCCGACGGCCGGGCGACGCTCGACGGCTTCGCGCCGGTCGACGTCGAGTTGCTTGACGTGACGGTCGAGGGACAGATAGTCCAGTACCTGCCGCTCGACCCCGACGACGGGACCCTCACGCTCCGTCCGCTCGGCCGGCTCAAGGTCCGGATCGTCGCCGACGATCCCAAGGTCCTCAAGGGCTGGATAATCACCGCCTCATCGCATCCGACCGATGCGGGTTATCAAGGTCCCACGACCCACTGGGCTCGTGAAACGACCGGCGACGACGGCCGGATCGACTTCCCGCCGCTGGCCACCGGCCGAATCACCTGGGACGCCAAACCCCCCGAGGGCTCGAACTATCTCCTAGCGAAGCAACCGGGCGGGACGGTCCGGGCGGGCGAGACGGAAGAGGTGGAGATCGCCGTCCGCCGGGGCGTCCGGATCGAGGGGGTCGTCAAGGAGGAGTCCGGCGGGGCGCCGGTCGCGGGGGTCCAGGTCGTCGTCACGCCCCTCCAGGGGAACTCCCAGTCGGGAGCTTCGCCCGTCACCGACGCGCGGGGCCGCATCTCGGCCGTCATCCCACCCGGAACGACCCGGTTGACCTACATCGAGGTGCCGAAGGATTACTTCCTGCCGCCGCGCGTCCAGAACTGGGTGGACTTCGAGGTCAAGGAGGGCGAGGAGCGGCATGAATGCGCGCCGCCCCCGCTCCGGAAGGCGGCGCACGTCCGGGGACGGGTGGTCGACGAGGCGGGCGAGCCGTCCCCGTGGGCCGCCGTCTCGGGCTCCTGGAGCCTTGACGAGAACGGTTTCAACACCACCAGCACGATCCACGCCGAGACCGACGCGCGAGGCGAATTCGTCCTGGGAAGCATCCCTCCGAACGCCCGGGTCACCGTCACGGCGTCGTCGGGGTGGACCACCGAGTCGGACTCGTCGGTCGTCCCCAAGGTCGACGAGGGGGAGCCGACCACGATCCGCCTCCGGAAGCGGCCGACCCTGGCCCTCTCCGGCCGGGTGCTCGGCCCCGACGGCCGGCCCCTGGCCGACGCCCAGATCCGGGTCATGATCCGCGCGCCCGTCCAGGGGTTCAACTCGGGCAGCCCGTTCATGTTCGGCGAATCGGAGGAGGTCCGGACCGGCCCCGACGGCCGATACAAGACGCCGGCCCAGCTTCCGGTCAAGCATGAGTACCGCATCGAGGCCCAGGCGTCGAGATGCGAGCCGTCGATGTCGCGATGGCTCGTCGGGCAGGCGGTCGAGGTCCCCGACCTGGTGCTCCGCAGGTCGATCGGCGTGCGCGAGGCGGCTGGTTGGGTGGTCGACTCGACCGGCAAGCCGGTCGTCGGCGCCGAGGTCTTCCAATCGGGGGATGGACCCAGGAGGACGCGAGGCGTGACCGACGCCGACGGCCGGTTCCGGGTCGCCAAGGTCCCCGACGCGCCGGCGTTCCTGTTCGTTGCAAGGGAGGGATACCGCTTCCTCGGCCGGCGGGTCGAGCCGGAAGCGCGGGCGATCGAGTTCGTCCTCCGTCGCCTCGACGAGCCCCCGGCGGCCCTGCTCGGCTCGGCCGGCTCGCCGGTCGCTCGCGACGAGGAGCGCGCGATCGCCCGCGACCTGATCGCCCAGGCCCGGAAGGCGCCTGGCGGCGGAGGAGATTCGCAACGGGGGCCGCTCGCCGTGGCCGCCCTCGTCGATCCCGACCGGATGGTCGAGATGATCGAGAATCAGGTCGTCGCGGTCGATGCGGGCGTGCTCACGGCCCTGGCGATCGGCCGGTCCGAGGGCGACCCTCGGAAGGTCCTCGAAATCCTCGACGCGATCGATTCCCCCGCCACGGCGTCGCACGCGGCCTTGGGCCTGTTCGACCGCCTGGGGAGGTCGGCCCGACCCGCGTTCCGTCGCGAACTCCTCGATCGGGCTGAACGCCGCGCCCACGATGTCGGCGAGCCCGGCCAGGAGGCGAGCCTGCTCGCTCGCGCCGCCGACCGACGGCTCGACATCGGCGACGTCGACCGCGGCTCGGCCCTGGCTCGGGAGGCCCAGACGGTCGCGGCAAGACCTGGCCAGCAACTCGTCCCCGACCCCCTCGACGACCTGGCGTCGGCCCTGGCGCGGGTCGACCTTGCCGCCGCCTTGAAGCTTCTGGACGGCCAGGCCAAGCCTCCCGGCGTACTCGACATGACCCGGGCCGCGATCGCCAAGCGGATCGCGGCGGCCAACCCGGCCGAGGCCCGCCGACTCCTCGGCGTGATCCAGGAAAACAATCGATGGTCCGCCCGGCGCGCCGTCTGCGCCCGGATGGTCGCGAAGGACCTGCCGGCGGCCCGCGCCCTGGCGGCCGAGGGGGGCGACGCGATGCTCGCGGCGGTCTTGCCGGCGTTCGCGGCCCGAGCGCTGGCCGATTCCGACCCGCGCGCGGCCCGTGAGCTTTTATTCGAGTCGGTCGAAAAGCTCGGGAAGCTCGACCAAATCCAGGCGGCCCAACCGGCCCCGGCCGTCGTGCTGGCCCGTCTGGTGCCGCTGGCCGTCCGACTCGATCCCGACCGGGCACCAAGCTGTTTGTGGCTCGCCCTGTCGCGTCGCCCGCCGCTGCCGGACCGCGAGTTGTCGCCCGTGCTTCCTGACGTCCGCCAGCGCTACCTCGACCTGGCCGAGCTGGCGGCGTTGACGTCGCGGTACGACCGGGCGGCGGCCGAGGTCGTGTTTGCGCCGGTGGCCGCCCGACTCGCCGCCCTGGACGACGAGCCCTGTGGGCTGGGCAACGAAGGTCCCGCGATCTTCCGGGCCGCGGGGGCGTTCGACGCCCGGGCCGCCCGCGCCTTGCTCGATGCTCTGCCCGAAGACCCGCCGCCGTTGGACGGACGGCAGGCCGGCTTCCCCAACTTCCGCCACCACAGCAAGGCCGAGGCTCGGGTCGCCCTGGCCGAGGTCCTCGGCCTGCCCCCCAGGCTTCGCCTCCGCGAGCCGTTCATGCCCATCGGGGGCGATGACTGGCTTGAAGTTCTCGACGACCGAGGGATGGGTCGAATCGAAGGCCCTTAA
- a CDS encoding BamA/OMP85 family outer membrane protein yields the protein MEQRLIDAERSTSVASRATAAAAARSMRLMLTATVFLALAPVAANAQRGDKLPEGVVTEVRIEGNASIPAAKIRAKLLSKVNHPLDQQLVETDMHSLMGTKWFSDVAPYTEESPPKSGKYILIFKVREMPILRVVELRGRSKISQKEIEENTGLKVGNRADPTRTRLAISQIERLYQEKGFELAEVRLIEGGEVGDTKVVIQIFEGPKYKIASIDFKGNTFATDSQLWGKISSRKPIIMSFGGKYHRDMLEEDKRKLVEYFQSQGFFEVTITPVTRPGASIGDVNLTFVISEGVRYKVRDLIFEGNKQIKTKELREGLQLHSGKPFLEAVRESDRNRLLTRYFELGCIKTQIVTEPRFTNEQGVVDLVYKIEESEAFLLGDLIIRGNSRTRDKVIRREAMMAGLLPGEVLDKNRIETFQKRLYGTGYFQTNPELGKPIEVKIVNERPGDKPYNDLMIPLLGEMSRARMQDDDSGVELVPAPEPIAPRGAPPTVSDPGPSGLTPFGSSNLFSPPPNAAPSVAVPSPVPVPGAAPSRRGAVANTPPVGSGEPPGTFPSVPGLNMTDVGPDRNDPFPNRSFADIVTSLEEAPTGRFMVGMAASSFQGLFGNVTIYEKNFDLFNVPRSFNDIFNGTAFRGAGQEFRVDLQPGTLINRFQVSLREPYLFDLPIGAGVAGYYFSRFYPNWDERRGGGRFSLGRQFGTSTYADVAVRAESVNFFGFKTPAPAQYLAASGESSLFSVRPSLRFDNRNSPFQATKGQYAEFSFEQGWGTYTWSKFDAEGRAYFETGSRPDGTGKRFITARGHFGITTQSTPVYERFFAGNFGSLRGFQYRTVSPKALGVPVGGVLMAVGSLEYQFPWTASDTVQQVVFTDFGTVEGDYSFNKVRVSVGTGLRLKIPQMGPVPLGFDLAFPISYANGDALRYFNFSMSAMY from the coding sequence GTGGAGCAAAGACTCATTGATGCCGAGCGCTCGACCTCGGTCGCGAGCCGAGCGACCGCCGCGGCCGCCGCGCGGTCGATGAGGCTGATGCTCACGGCGACGGTCTTCCTGGCTCTTGCGCCGGTCGCGGCCAACGCCCAGCGGGGCGACAAGCTCCCCGAGGGCGTCGTGACCGAGGTGCGGATCGAAGGCAACGCGAGCATCCCGGCCGCGAAGATCCGCGCCAAGCTGTTGAGCAAGGTCAACCACCCGCTCGACCAGCAGCTCGTCGAGACCGACATGCACAGCCTGATGGGGACGAAGTGGTTCTCGGACGTCGCGCCGTACACCGAGGAATCGCCCCCCAAGAGCGGCAAGTACATCCTGATCTTCAAGGTCCGCGAGATGCCGATCCTCCGCGTCGTCGAGCTGCGCGGCCGGTCGAAGATCTCGCAGAAGGAGATCGAGGAGAACACCGGGCTGAAGGTCGGCAACCGCGCCGACCCCACCCGCACCAGGCTCGCGATCAGCCAGATCGAGCGGCTCTACCAGGAAAAGGGCTTCGAGCTGGCGGAGGTCAGGCTGATCGAGGGGGGCGAGGTCGGCGACACCAAGGTCGTCATCCAGATCTTCGAGGGGCCGAAGTACAAGATCGCCAGCATCGACTTCAAGGGCAACACCTTCGCCACCGACTCCCAGCTCTGGGGCAAGATCTCCAGTCGCAAACCGATCATCATGTCGTTCGGCGGCAAGTACCACCGCGATATGCTTGAGGAAGACAAGCGCAAGCTCGTCGAGTACTTCCAGTCGCAGGGCTTCTTCGAGGTCACGATCACGCCGGTCACACGCCCGGGCGCGAGCATCGGCGACGTCAACTTGACCTTCGTGATCTCCGAGGGGGTCCGGTACAAGGTCCGCGACCTGATCTTCGAGGGCAACAAGCAGATCAAAACCAAGGAGCTACGCGAGGGGCTGCAACTGCACTCGGGCAAGCCGTTCCTCGAGGCCGTCCGCGAATCCGACCGCAATCGCCTGCTGACCCGCTACTTCGAGTTGGGTTGCATCAAGACGCAGATCGTCACCGAGCCCCGGTTCACCAACGAGCAGGGGGTCGTCGACCTCGTCTACAAGATCGAGGAGAGCGAGGCGTTCCTGCTCGGCGACCTGATCATCCGCGGCAACTCGCGGACCAGGGACAAGGTCATCCGTCGCGAGGCGATGATGGCCGGCCTGCTGCCCGGCGAAGTCCTCGACAAGAACCGGATCGAGACCTTCCAGAAGCGGCTCTACGGCACGGGGTACTTCCAGACGAACCCCGAACTGGGCAAGCCGATCGAGGTCAAGATCGTCAACGAGCGGCCAGGCGACAAGCCGTACAACGACCTGATGATCCCGCTGCTCGGCGAGATGAGCCGGGCGCGGATGCAGGACGACGATTCGGGCGTCGAGTTGGTCCCCGCCCCCGAGCCGATCGCGCCGCGAGGCGCGCCGCCGACCGTCTCCGACCCGGGTCCTTCCGGCCTGACGCCGTTCGGATCGAGCAACCTGTTCAGCCCGCCCCCCAACGCCGCGCCGTCGGTCGCCGTCCCCTCGCCGGTCCCCGTCCCCGGCGCGGCCCCCTCGCGGCGAGGCGCGGTCGCGAACACGCCTCCGGTCGGCTCGGGCGAGCCCCCGGGAACCTTTCCGAGCGTCCCCGGCCTGAACATGACCGACGTCGGCCCCGACCGCAACGACCCGTTCCCGAACCGGTCGTTCGCCGACATCGTGACCTCGCTCGAAGAGGCCCCCACCGGCCGGTTCATGGTCGGCATGGCGGCCAGCAGCTTTCAGGGGCTGTTCGGCAACGTGACGATCTATGAGAAGAACTTCGACCTCTTCAACGTCCCGCGGTCGTTCAACGACATCTTCAACGGCACCGCCTTCCGCGGCGCCGGCCAGGAGTTCCGCGTCGACCTCCAGCCGGGCACCCTGATCAACCGGTTCCAGGTCAGCCTCCGCGAGCCGTACCTGTTCGACCTCCCCATCGGAGCCGGCGTCGCCGGCTACTACTTCTCGCGTTTCTACCCCAACTGGGACGAGCGTCGCGGCGGCGGCCGGTTCTCGTTGGGCCGGCAGTTCGGCACCAGCACTTACGCCGACGTCGCGGTCCGAGCCGAGTCGGTCAACTTCTTCGGGTTCAAGACGCCGGCCCCCGCGCAGTACCTGGCGGCCAGCGGCGAATCGTCGCTCTTCTCGGTGCGGCCGAGTCTTCGCTTCGACAACCGCAACAGCCCGTTCCAGGCGACCAAGGGCCAGTACGCCGAGTTCTCCTTCGAGCAAGGCTGGGGAACGTACACCTGGTCGAAGTTCGACGCCGAGGGGCGGGCCTACTTCGAGACCGGCAGCCGGCCCGACGGCACCGGCAAGCGGTTCATCACCGCCCGCGGCCACTTCGGAATCACGACCCAATCGACGCCCGTCTACGAGCGGTTCTTCGCCGGTAACTTCGGCAGTCTTCGCGGCTTCCAGTACCGCACCGTCAGCCCCAAAGCCCTGGGCGTGCCGGTCGGCGGCGTGTTGATGGCCGTCGGCTCGCTTGAATACCAGTTCCCCTGGACCGCCAGCGACACCGTCCAGCAGGTCGTCTTCACCGACTTCGGCACCGTCGAGGGGGACTACAGCTTCAACAAGGTCCGCGTCTCGGTGGGCACCGGTCTGCGGCTCAAGATCCCCCAGATGGGCCCGGTCCCGCTCGGCTTCGACCTCGCCTTCCCGATCTCATACGCCAACGGCGACGCCCTGCGTTACTTCAACTTCAGCATGAGCGCCATGTACTGA
- a CDS encoding FAD-binding oxidoreductase → MDEQRARINDDLRGVVAGELLFEPLDRASYALGAGPHEIDPLGVVVPRTSEDVVTIVRYASENGIPLHARGAATDPAGGAIGPGLVIDFSRHLRKIVAIADDHVVAEAGVVFDVLNARLAPLGRRLEPSPLHPEAATLGGMIGVDTAGERSCLYGPVSRQVERLRVVFAQGETAELGFEAWPDFDDEPADFKELIVRKLQAIHRHGRARWADRGETSPLNRAGYALAASANDRGIDLARLICGSEGTLALVLQATLRTTPLPAAQAVVILPFVRLADAAGCVPYLIAGDLKPSACDLFDWRSASLARDVDPLFREHVGDSVESVMLVEFEGDSAAEVDGKARLLIEKAYRTGLMIADAATVHRRADCERLVTLRRRIEPLLMRGRGRARPVPIVDDVAVPVERLSPVIRKLQDLLKRYELSWTLDVYAADGRIRMRPLLDLADPDDRTKIEGLAGEFYDVVLEAGGTISSAQGCGLLRTQFLPRQYGELVQVFRDVKDVFDPAYLLNPGKVVGDDPRLAAKNLKRFPDIPRDPDGDLGSLVGSSLGSGSGSGFIRIPEAYDSRETSVVRASDGDAPEAGGSAPSSILMPPVLRWPEIDVLSMASACNGCGACRSSDPTLRMCPSFRAHGTEAASPRSQANLLRQVASGQVDPRLWGSAEFMAHADLCIHCKLCKSECPSGVDVSSLILEAKAAFVENHGLPPHDWIFSRLEMWARLASRLPILSNFLMSRRSARWVLERALGLSRRRVLPQVRRTPYTRRAAKLGLNRPRPSQPGPRVIYFVDVYANYYDHELAESVVGVLHQAEVNVYVPTGQRSSGMAPLIVGDVDHARDLALRNLRVLGNAVRDGYTVVCSEPTAALMLRQEYVKLTDDLDAELVARNTMDLGEYLMGLDARGHLPTPHEPVRARVGYHQPCHLRALDVGLPGFDLLHKIPDLDVEYINRGCSGMGGTYGLGTRQFRASLRAGRELHKRLKDDDIEIGSTECGACRIQMEQGIAKRTLHPIKLLSLGYGLNPSLREHFKAPKPRHVMS, encoded by the coding sequence GTGGACGAGCAACGAGCCCGGATCAATGACGATTTGAGGGGCGTCGTCGCCGGGGAGCTGCTTTTCGAGCCCCTGGATCGGGCCTCGTACGCGCTGGGGGCCGGTCCCCACGAGATCGACCCGCTCGGCGTGGTCGTCCCGCGGACCTCGGAAGACGTGGTGACGATCGTCCGCTACGCGTCGGAGAACGGCATCCCGCTGCACGCGCGAGGCGCCGCCACCGACCCGGCCGGCGGCGCGATCGGCCCGGGCCTGGTGATCGATTTCAGCCGCCACCTCCGTAAGATCGTGGCGATCGCCGACGATCACGTCGTGGCCGAGGCGGGGGTGGTCTTCGATGTCCTCAACGCCCGGCTGGCTCCCCTGGGTAGACGGCTCGAACCGTCGCCGCTGCACCCCGAGGCCGCCACGCTCGGCGGGATGATCGGCGTCGACACCGCGGGGGAACGGTCGTGCCTGTACGGACCGGTCAGCCGGCAGGTCGAACGACTGCGCGTCGTCTTCGCCCAGGGGGAGACGGCCGAGCTGGGCTTCGAGGCCTGGCCCGACTTCGACGACGAGCCGGCCGATTTCAAGGAATTGATCGTCCGCAAGCTGCAGGCGATCCATCGCCACGGCCGGGCCCGCTGGGCCGACCGGGGCGAGACGTCGCCCCTGAACCGCGCCGGCTACGCCCTGGCGGCCTCGGCGAACGACCGGGGGATCGACCTGGCCCGCCTGATCTGCGGCTCGGAAGGGACGCTCGCCCTGGTGCTCCAGGCGACGCTGCGAACGACGCCCCTGCCGGCCGCCCAGGCGGTGGTGATCCTGCCGTTCGTGCGGCTGGCCGACGCGGCCGGCTGCGTGCCGTACTTGATCGCCGGCGACCTGAAACCGTCGGCCTGCGATCTGTTCGATTGGCGGTCGGCGAGCCTGGCCCGCGACGTCGACCCGTTGTTCCGCGAGCACGTCGGCGACTCGGTCGAGTCGGTCATGCTGGTGGAGTTCGAGGGCGACTCGGCCGCCGAGGTGGACGGCAAGGCCCGGCTGTTGATCGAGAAGGCCTACCGAACCGGCCTGATGATCGCCGACGCCGCGACGGTCCACCGCCGGGCCGATTGCGAGCGGCTGGTCACGCTGCGGCGGCGGATCGAGCCTCTCTTGATGCGCGGCCGCGGCCGAGCGCGGCCGGTTCCGATCGTCGACGACGTCGCCGTCCCGGTCGAACGGCTCAGCCCGGTGATCCGCAAGCTCCAGGATCTGCTCAAGCGGTACGAACTCTCCTGGACGCTCGACGTCTACGCGGCCGACGGGCGGATTCGGATGCGGCCGCTCCTCGACCTCGCCGATCCCGACGACCGGACCAAGATCGAAGGGCTCGCCGGCGAATTCTACGACGTCGTGCTCGAAGCCGGCGGCACGATTTCGAGCGCCCAGGGCTGCGGTCTGCTGCGGACCCAGTTCCTCCCCCGGCAGTACGGCGAACTCGTCCAGGTCTTCCGCGACGTCAAGGACGTGTTCGACCCGGCCTACCTGCTCAACCCCGGCAAGGTGGTCGGCGACGACCCTCGGCTGGCCGCCAAGAACCTCAAGCGGTTCCCCGACATCCCCCGCGACCCCGACGGCGATCTTGGCTCGCTCGTCGGTTCGAGCCTGGGTTCCGGCTCCGGTTCGGGCTTCATCCGGATTCCCGAGGCGTACGACAGCCGGGAGACGTCGGTCGTACGGGCTTCGGATGGTGACGCGCCCGAGGCCGGCGGCTCGGCTCCGTCGTCGATCCTGATGCCGCCGGTCCTGCGATGGCCGGAGATCGACGTGCTGAGCATGGCCTCGGCCTGCAACGGCTGCGGCGCCTGCCGAAGCAGCGACCCGACGCTGCGGATGTGCCCGAGCTTTCGGGCGCACGGGACCGAGGCGGCGTCGCCGCGATCGCAGGCGAACCTGCTGCGCCAGGTCGCCTCGGGCCAGGTCGACCCCCGGCTCTGGGGATCGGCCGAATTCATGGCGCACGCCGACCTCTGCATCCACTGCAAGCTCTGCAAGTCGGAATGCCCGTCCGGCGTCGACGTGTCGAGCCTGATCCTCGAAGCCAAGGCGGCGTTCGTCGAGAACCACGGTCTGCCACCGCACGACTGGATCTTTTCAAGGCTCGAAATGTGGGCGCGGCTGGCCAGCCGGCTGCCGATCCTCTCGAACTTCCTGATGTCGCGGCGGAGCGCCCGCTGGGTGCTCGAACGGGCGCTCGGCCTCTCGCGACGGCGCGTCCTGCCGCAGGTCCGCCGCACCCCCTACACGCGCCGCGCGGCCAAGCTGGGTCTCAACCGCCCTCGACCCTCGCAGCCGGGGCCCCGCGTGATCTACTTCGTGGACGTCTACGCCAACTACTACGACCATGAGCTGGCCGAGTCGGTCGTCGGCGTGCTCCACCAGGCCGAGGTCAACGTCTACGTGCCGACCGGCCAGCGCAGCTCGGGCATGGCGCCGCTGATCGTCGGCGACGTCGACCACGCGCGCGATCTCGCCCTCCGAAACCTCCGGGTGCTGGGCAACGCCGTCCGCGACGGCTACACGGTGGTTTGCTCCGAGCCCACGGCGGCCCTCATGCTCCGCCAGGAGTACGTCAAGCTGACCGACGACCTCGACGCCGAGCTGGTCGCCCGCAACACCATGGACCTGGGCGAGTACCTGATGGGCCTCGACGCGCGCGGCCATCTTCCGACGCCTCATGAGCCGGTGCGGGCGCGCGTCGGCTACCACCAGCCGTGCCACCTCCGGGCGCTCGACGTCGGCCTCCCCGGCTTCGACCTGCTCCACAAGATCCCCGACCTGGACGTCGAGTACATCAACCGGGGGTGCTCGGGCATGGGAGGCACCTACGGCCTGGGCACGCGGCAGTTCCGCGCCTCGCTCCGCGCCGGCCGCGAGCTGCACAAGCGGCTCAAGGACGACGACATCGAGATCGGCTCGACCGAGTGCGGCGCCTGCCGGATCCAGATGGAGCAGGGGATCGCCAAGAGGACCCTCCATCCGATCAAGCTCCTGAGCCTCGGCTACGGACTCAACCCGTCGCTCCGCGAGCACTTCAAGGCCCCCAAGCCGCGCCACGTCATGTCCTGA